The Streptomyces spororaveus genome includes a region encoding these proteins:
- a CDS encoding DUF4352 domain-containing protein, whose translation MSPQPPPQWGPAPERPQDRRGWFARHRLLTVLLAVTTGLVILGVLGSLGGQDSTAPPPATKAKAKAVTDSGRLPGVGEPARDGKFEFTVTRLQPGVGHIGGAYGQDAQGQFYLVHMTVKNIGDRARTFDGADQKLIDRNGSKYSADTAAAIHLDGSDSFLQQINPGNAVDGIVVFDVPKNADPVRIELHDSLFSGGTTVDLTRRR comes from the coding sequence ATGAGCCCTCAGCCGCCACCGCAGTGGGGGCCTGCCCCCGAGCGTCCGCAGGATCGGCGCGGGTGGTTCGCCCGGCATCGGCTGTTGACGGTGCTGCTGGCCGTCACCACCGGGCTCGTGATCCTGGGGGTCCTGGGGTCACTCGGCGGTCAGGATTCGACCGCGCCGCCGCCTGCGACCAAGGCCAAGGCCAAGGCCGTCACGGACTCCGGGCGTCTGCCCGGGGTGGGGGAGCCGGCCCGGGACGGGAAGTTCGAGTTCACCGTCACCCGGCTCCAGCCCGGCGTGGGCCATATCGGGGGTGCGTACGGTCAGGATGCGCAAGGGCAGTTCTACCTCGTGCACATGACCGTGAAGAACATCGGGGACCGGGCGCGCACCTTCGACGGCGCCGACCAGAAGCTCATCGACCGCAACGGCAGCAAGTACAGCGCGGACACCGCCGCGGCCATCCATCTCGACGGAAGCGATTCCTTCCTCCAGCAGATCAACCCGGGCAACGCCGTCGACGGCATCGTCGTCTTCGACGTTCCGAAGAACGCCGACCCCGTCCGCATCGAGCTGCACGATTCGCTCTTCAGCGGGGGCACCACCGTTGATCTGACCAGGCGGCGTTGA
- a CDS encoding DUF4383 domain-containing protein — protein MAAHTRNKSPVTHEPYVAHAAYGCTEPHEHYAPYVAHEPDPDAPAPPRLADTVSRRVERALHPVNAQLDDHLPTDHKLGQVYRVGAGLTGVLLVVFGILGLVNRIGFFDTGGDTVLALNTNGALSVLSICFGALLICGMVVGGTFASTLNIVLGVLFIASGFVNLALLDTELNFLAFRIQNVLFSFVVGVMLMWFGMYGRVGSALPHDNPYWRARHPEQAAREDRARRAGPGRTRVA, from the coding sequence ATGGCTGCCCACACCCGCAACAAGTCGCCCGTGACCCATGAGCCCTATGTGGCTCATGCGGCGTACGGGTGCACGGAACCGCATGAGCACTACGCGCCCTACGTCGCGCACGAGCCCGATCCCGACGCGCCCGCTCCTCCGCGCCTCGCCGACACGGTCTCCCGGCGCGTGGAGCGCGCGCTGCATCCCGTCAACGCGCAGCTCGACGATCATCTGCCGACCGACCACAAGCTCGGCCAGGTGTACCGGGTCGGGGCGGGGCTGACGGGCGTGCTGCTGGTCGTCTTCGGGATCCTGGGTCTGGTGAACCGGATCGGGTTCTTCGACACCGGCGGGGACACGGTGCTGGCCCTGAACACGAACGGGGCGCTGAGCGTCCTGTCGATCTGTTTCGGCGCGCTGCTGATCTGCGGGATGGTGGTGGGCGGCACCTTCGCCTCGACCCTGAACATCGTGCTGGGTGTGCTCTTCATCGCGAGCGGGTTCGTGAATCTCGCGCTGCTGGACACGGAGCTGAACTTCCTGGCCTTCAGGATCCAGAACGTGTTGTTCAGTTTCGTCGTCGGCGTGATGCTGATGTGGTTCGGGATGTACGGGCGGGTGGGCAGTGCCCTGCCGCACGACAATCCGTACTGGCGGGCCCGCCACCCCGAGCAGGCGGCGCGGGAGGACCGGGCGCGCCGGGCCGGGCCGGGCCGGACGAGAGTCGCGTAG
- a CDS encoding NaeI family type II restriction endonuclease, protein MTIQEDLPFPQDAAQDGKQESRALAAAHSRRNVFRTWDPPRERMSKMPWRIQSGLKQHVPDDLALFVEWFDEQPEARERFRWALRDSLDELLDGQRTGRWAYQHLTKTEKTYLGTAVEVNLTKEFAIDNGADLDWSIADSDIDCKFSKDLGGWEIPMEMYLCADHGEREGRANHAAVVTWMNDDTSEWAAGIVRITDARLRWKKERDANGDRVRAYNRDNKRKLSEGAKSEVYWLWGGLQTDLPTNLLRHLDAQARERILTASLPRRASSGQQRLNQLFREVRDRIVGRQTVLTVGQQDDSPKRARDARKHLRPEGIVVLGHQGSHPGVARALGLPVPIKGEWISTRLVPVSSDDARPKFSLDGESWARARGDEPMHPAPDLPDDREIDKPHCPEFGINS, encoded by the coding sequence GTGACGATACAAGAGGATCTGCCGTTCCCGCAGGATGCTGCTCAGGATGGCAAGCAGGAGTCGCGAGCGTTGGCGGCGGCACACTCGCGCCGCAACGTTTTCCGCACCTGGGATCCCCCACGCGAGCGCATGAGCAAGATGCCGTGGCGGATCCAGTCCGGTCTTAAGCAGCACGTCCCCGACGACCTTGCCCTGTTCGTGGAGTGGTTCGATGAGCAGCCGGAGGCGCGAGAGCGCTTCCGTTGGGCTCTCCGTGACTCCCTTGATGAGTTGCTCGATGGCCAGCGGACAGGGCGCTGGGCATACCAGCACCTGACGAAGACCGAGAAGACGTACCTCGGCACGGCCGTCGAGGTGAACCTCACCAAGGAGTTCGCCATCGACAACGGCGCAGACCTCGACTGGTCTATCGCCGACTCTGACATCGACTGCAAGTTTTCCAAGGATCTCGGCGGCTGGGAGATCCCGATGGAGATGTATCTGTGTGCTGACCACGGCGAGCGGGAGGGGCGTGCCAACCATGCTGCAGTCGTGACCTGGATGAACGACGACACGAGCGAGTGGGCCGCGGGCATAGTGCGGATCACCGATGCGCGCCTGCGCTGGAAGAAGGAACGGGATGCAAACGGCGACCGCGTCCGTGCATACAACCGAGACAACAAACGCAAACTCTCCGAAGGCGCCAAGTCTGAGGTGTACTGGCTCTGGGGTGGGCTCCAGACAGATCTGCCGACGAACCTGCTGCGCCACCTGGATGCCCAAGCGCGCGAGCGGATTCTCACTGCATCGCTACCGCGTAGAGCCTCGTCGGGCCAGCAGCGGCTAAACCAGCTATTCCGCGAGGTGCGGGATCGGATCGTTGGCCGACAGACTGTGTTGACCGTCGGGCAGCAGGATGACTCGCCGAAGCGAGCCCGCGACGCACGTAAGCATCTGCGCCCGGAGGGCATCGTTGTACTGGGTCACCAAGGATCACACCCCGGCGTCGCTCGTGCACTCGGATTGCCGGTGCCGATCAAGGGTGAGTGGATCTCCACGCGCCTCGTTCCTGTCTCATCTGACGATGCGCGACCGAAGTTCTCACTGGACGGCGAATCCTGGGCGCGTGCTCGTGGGGATGAGCCGATGCATCCAGCGCCCGACCTTCCTGATGACCGAGAGATCGATAAGCCGCACTGCCCCGAGTTCGGTATCAATTCGTAG
- a CDS encoding diadenosine tetraphosphate hydrolase encodes MTGDWRKDRIGTALRGENPTVLRRLGAGFAAIGDVQFLPGYSVLLADDPTVERLSDLPRDRRLAFLSDMDHLGEAVERACRRFDGAFRRVNLEILGNTDGFLHAHVWPRFEWEPSDLVRLPVWLYPRARWSDAQYALGPQHDRLREAIGDELDELRSDA; translated from the coding sequence ATGACGGGCGACTGGCGCAAGGACCGGATCGGAACCGCGCTGCGGGGTGAAAACCCCACGGTGCTGAGGCGCTTGGGCGCCGGGTTCGCTGCGATCGGCGATGTGCAGTTCCTGCCGGGCTACTCGGTGCTCTTGGCCGACGATCCGACCGTCGAGAGGCTGTCGGACCTGCCCAGGGACAGGCGGCTCGCGTTCCTGTCCGACATGGACCACCTGGGAGAAGCCGTCGAGAGGGCCTGCCGCCGGTTCGACGGAGCCTTCCGACGGGTCAACTTGGAGATCCTGGGCAACACCGACGGCTTCCTGCACGCGCACGTGTGGCCGCGGTTCGAGTGGGAGCCGTCCGACCTGGTGCGCCTGCCGGTGTGGCTCTATCCCCGCGCCAGATGGAGCGACGCACAGTACGCGCTCGGGCCGCAGCACGACCGGCTGCGCGAGGCGATCGGGGATGAGCTGGACGAGCTGCGCTCGGACGCGTGA
- a CDS encoding FmdB family zinc ribbon protein, whose protein sequence is MPRYDYRCRTCDDTFEVSRPMAESSAPADCPAGHSDTVKLLSAVAVGGTSSAPAPAMGGGGGCCGGGGCG, encoded by the coding sequence ATGCCTCGATACGATTACCGCTGCCGGACCTGCGACGACACCTTTGAGGTCAGCCGGCCCATGGCCGAGTCCTCCGCGCCCGCCGACTGCCCGGCGGGGCACTCCGACACCGTGAAGCTGCTGTCCGCCGTCGCGGTGGGCGGGACGAGCAGTGCCCCCGCGCCGGCGATGGGCGGCGGGGGCGGCTGCTGCGGTGGTGGCGGCTGCGGCTGA
- a CDS encoding 50S ribosomal protein bL37 has translation MAKRGNKRRARKKKKANHGKRPNA, from the coding sequence ATGGCTAAGCGAGGCAACAAGCGCCGGGCCCGCAAGAAGAAGAAGGCCAACCACGGCAAGCGCCCCAACGCCTGA
- a CDS encoding TRADD-N-associated membrane domain-containing protein yields MGELAWGGLVVGVVAVALALMERSLGVGFERKRDEERARLLAHLAEPGDADGPSVVPGGGKFQDVGGIPHPAARLGDRRDDFTPILVEYYAYGLTQARSSFVTSQRFAGVGAAILLVGVALAVWKAEADGELYLGIVTSAAGLVTTLIGQLFHRRADIALRHMADQTASLRDDRRAAETTQQAIELLDTVEDAGLRARLQAGLIMKLSGAELPR; encoded by the coding sequence ATGGGCGAGCTCGCGTGGGGTGGGTTGGTCGTCGGCGTGGTCGCCGTGGCGCTGGCGCTGATGGAGCGGTCCCTGGGGGTGGGGTTCGAGCGGAAGCGGGACGAGGAGCGGGCGCGGCTGCTCGCGCACCTCGCCGAGCCGGGCGACGCCGACGGGCCGTCCGTCGTGCCCGGCGGGGGGAAGTTCCAGGACGTCGGCGGGATCCCGCACCCCGCGGCGCGGCTCGGCGACCGGCGGGACGACTTCACCCCGATCCTCGTCGAGTACTACGCCTACGGACTGACCCAGGCACGGAGCAGCTTTGTGACCAGCCAGCGGTTCGCCGGCGTCGGGGCGGCGATCCTGCTGGTCGGGGTCGCACTGGCCGTCTGGAAGGCCGAGGCCGACGGGGAGCTGTACCTGGGGATCGTCACGAGCGCGGCGGGGCTGGTCACCACCCTGATCGGGCAGCTCTTCCACCGGCGGGCCGACATCGCGCTCCGGCACATGGCCGACCAGACCGCCTCGCTGCGCGACGACCGGCGGGCCGCCGAGACGACCCAGCAGGCCATCGAACTGCTCGACACGGTCGAGGACGCGGGGTTGAGGGCCCGCCTCCAAGCCGGTTTGATCATGAAACTTTCCGGGGCCGAGCTGCCCCGGTAG
- a CDS encoding O-methyltransferase yields the protein MTKGNSTKITDELYRYMLDHNPPLDRVQRGLVATTYTKFPDVAGMQSAEEQGPLLAFLVRLTGARHIVEVGTFTGFSALSMAQALPADGRLIACDVSEEWTRYGRQAWEEAGVADRIELRIAPALETLRAMPAEPHIDMAYVDADKQSQISYWEELVPRLRPGGLIGTDNTLYHGTVLDESATGAAAGVRAFNDHVAADPRMESVLLAISDGLTLSRKR from the coding sequence ATGACCAAGGGCAACAGCACCAAAATCACGGATGAGCTCTACCGGTACATGCTCGACCACAACCCCCCGCTGGACCGGGTCCAGCGGGGGCTCGTGGCGACGACCTACACCAAGTTCCCGGACGTGGCCGGAATGCAGTCGGCGGAGGAGCAGGGGCCGCTGCTGGCCTTCCTGGTACGGCTGACGGGCGCCCGCCACATCGTGGAGGTCGGCACCTTCACCGGCTTCTCCGCCCTGTCGATGGCCCAGGCGCTGCCCGCCGACGGCCGCCTCATCGCCTGCGACGTCTCCGAGGAGTGGACGCGGTACGGCAGGCAGGCCTGGGAGGAGGCGGGCGTCGCGGACCGCATCGAGCTGCGCATCGCACCGGCACTGGAGACCCTGCGCGCGATGCCGGCCGAACCGCACATCGACATGGCCTACGTGGACGCGGACAAGCAGAGCCAGATCTCCTACTGGGAGGAGCTCGTGCCGCGGCTGCGTCCGGGCGGCCTGATCGGCACCGACAACACGCTGTACCACGGCACGGTCCTCGACGAATCGGCCACGGGCGCGGCGGCCGGCGTCCGCGCCTTCAACGACCACGTGGCGGCGGACCCGCGCATGGAATCCGTCCTGCTCGCGATCTCGGACGGCCTGACCCTCTCGCGCAAGCGCTAG